The following nucleotide sequence is from Ignavibacteriales bacterium.
GACGCCAGAAATGTGGAAATTCCCATACGGGCACATGACCACAGACACAAATAGTTCTCCTCTTGTAAATGACAGCACATTATTCCAGATAGGCTCGATAACAAAAACATTTAACGCAACATTATTGTCGATGCTGGTTAATAACGGAACGATAAATCTATATGATACCGTAAAAAAATATGTGCCCGACAGTGTGCATGTGCCGGTCTGGGTAGAAGGAAATGATACAACCGTAATAAGATTTATAGATCTTGCTACACATTATTCGGGTCTCGACGATGAGCCTCCTATCGGAAGCGGAGGTATGACTACATACCAGGAGATGTTTAATTACCTCGATACCTGTCACCTGTTTAAAAAACCCGGAGAGTGTTATGTTTATTCCGATCTGGGTTTTGCGTTGCTTGGTGTTGCAATACAAACAATACTACAGGATAGCATAGAACTTTTGATCCCAAATATGGTTTGTGATACGCTTGGCATGTACGATTCAAGGATAATTGACTTCACCCCTTCACAGCTAAGCAGGTTAGCTCAGGGTTACAAGCCAAATCTACAGCCGGCTCCGGCCCTCATGCCGAACTGGCCGGCTTATTACAGCGCGGGCGGTATAACCTCAACTCTCAACGATATGATGACATACTTGCAGTTCGCAATGCAGATCAACAATCACGGACTCCAGGGCTTGCTGGATACATTAATGCTGGAACGGAGGCTCACTAACGATTCCTGTTTGCATCCTGAGTCAATTGACAGCGTAGGGCTTGCGTGGCAATTCGGCAAACTCTTTCCCAATAATCCCAGCAATCAAATAAGAAGTACATTTAAAGACGGCAGCACAGCGGGATTTTGCAGTTATATGATTTTTGCAACACATCCTACAACGAATGTGAAAACGGGTGTTGTAATGATATCTAACTGGAAAAATTCCGGTCCATTGCAAAATACTGCAACCGAGATACTAAAATTTATGAATGGGTTGGGCTCGATAGGTATCCAAAACAACTCAGAAATAGCAGGATATAAGCTGGGACAGAACTACCCAAACCCGTTCAATCCGAAGACAGTGATAAACTATTCTATCCCTAGGCAGGAGAATGTTACAATAAAAGTGTATGACGTGCTCGGAAATGAGGTCACCACACTAATAAATAAAAAGCTGGAAGCAGGAAATTATTCGATCGAGTGGGACGGAGAAAAATATTCATCCGGGGTTTACTATTATAAGATCACCGCGGGCGATTTTGTTGAAACGAAGAAAATGACGCTGGTAAAATAAGCAGAGTTGAAAGCAGGAAAATATAATATCGAAATTTCAAACGGCAGCAAGATATTATATCCCGGTGATAATATCACTAAACAGAACGTAATTGACTATTATGATAGAGTTAGCGACCGGATGCTTCCTCTAATGAAAGACCGTCTCCTTACAATGCAGAGATTTCCAAACGGCATTGGTAAGCAGGGTTTTTATCAGAAGGACCGCTCGGATTACTTCCCGGACTGGATAAAGTCAAAGGAGATAAAGAAAGAGGGGGGACATGTCGACCAGCTCATATGCAACGACAAAGCCACACTTATCTACCTCGCCAACCAGGGATGTCTCACATTTCACATATGGCTCTCAAAAGTGAAGGCAATTAACTACCCGGACAAACTTATATTCGATCTCGATCCGCCCGGAAATAACTTTGCCATAGTAAAAAAGGCGGCTTTTGTAATAAAGGATCTGATGGAAAATGAAATGGACATGAGCGTCTTCCCGATGACAACAGGCTCGTCAGGACTGCATATAGTTTCTCCTCTAAAAGCTAAGGAGGATTTCGATACTGTAAGACGGTTTGCGAAAAAGGTCTCGACTTACCTGTCAATAAAATATCCCGATGACTACACAGTAGACATTCGTAAGGATAAAAGGAAAGGAAGGCTTTTCCTGGATTATCTGAGGAACGCTTATGCACAGACTGGAGTTGCTCCGTATTCATTACGCGCGATAAAAGGAGCACCTGTCGCGACTCCGCTTAGCTGGGGAGATCTGAATAAAAAGAACACAAATTCACAGTCGTATAATATCAACAACATCTTTAAACGATTGTCGGGTTTATCAGGAGATCCGTGGGAGGGGTTTGCGAAGAAGGCAAAAAGTATTTCAAAAGCCGAGAAAAAATTGGATAAGATTACAGAAAGTATTGATTCCTAGTTATACTAACCCGAAAAAATTAATCAAATTCAATCGATGACAGCTTGTCGTAAATAATTTTTCTACGTAAACTGATAAACTCTAAAAAATTATCAAAAGAATAATCGCTTAATTCAGGTATTGAATGAATGTTTTTAAAATAAGTATTTCTTGTCTTAATCCAATCATTAAAATCCTTGTCATTCTTTTCAAGATTTTCAGAATCCGTTAACAATTGCAAGTTTAAAATAGTATTACAGTGAGCTTGGTATTCTTTTATTTTCGCTTCAGTATACCCACGTCTACTTAATTTCGCTTTTGTAAATTCAGACTTCGGATAAATATGATCTTCATGATATTTAACATCTTTCCACTCCCTATCCCTATATAGCAAGGAAAGTATTGAAAAGCTATATTTAGTTTTGTAAGTAGTCTCTAGTAATTCGTTTATTTCTAAATCACTTAAAGTAGGCTCAACTTTAAGTCTACTATTTAGTTCAGTATATGGAAAACTACCTAAATCTGACTCTTCAATTACTGATTTTGTATTTGAAAGTACCGTATCAGAGGAACTCCCAAATATATTCTTTAAGAGAACTAATATTAACCAAGTTGCAATATTTTTCTGATCTTTGAAGTGATTTTTATTACTGGAATTGGAATAGTTTTTAAATCCCTCTTTTTTCAAGTAAAGCGAAATTGGAAGTAATACTCCAGATGAGGTTAAATTTTTATCATTGAATCCAAATCTGTATACCAGCCTTATACTTTCCTCAATATAATTTTTAATATTCTCCCAGTTTTTTTCTATCTTCACTAGATTATCTTTTGTGAAGTTTGCAACTTTATATTTTATTGGTAAATCCTCTGTTAAATATAAACAACCTTTTAATACAAAATCTTTGTCGAATGAATATCCATTTCCAATCTTATTTATAGCATCAGTAAAATTATTTAATTCCTCTCTAGCATTTAAATTCTCCCATTTTGCAGTAGCTTTTGACAAAAGGATGTCAGAATATTCAAGCTTTTTCCCTCCAGTGTTAGTCCTAACGAAGATTTCTACAACTTTATCATAATCTTGATCTTTCACTTCATAATAGTTAACTAACCTTTGGCTGAAAACAATATTGTAAAGATCATTAATCAAATTGTGAGCATTATCTTTTTTTTCTTGACTATAATCTGAAATATCCATTAGTACTTCATTAATAGCTGTAGTAGGTTTGTCATATTTTAGAATGTTGGAAACTTGATACCAATATTCATCCGAAGTTGATTTTGCTTCCGAAGGCTCTACAAACTTAAATTGATAAGTTAATATATCAGGATCCTCAGATTTTTCTGGTTTTTTAAAAAGATTTAAGTATAATTTTGTTTCTTTCCATTGATAGTAAAAATATCTATAGGTCCCTTTCAAACCTATAAATAAAGATGTCAGTCTTTGCTGTCCATCGAGCACAAGATTAATATCTTTTCTAATTTCATTTAAGTTTGCTTCAGAATTATGAGGAGATTCTGCATCAAACTTCTTAAAAAACTCGTATACTGTCCAGTCTTTAATATGCTCTTCCCGAATTTTCCAAAATAAAAATGACCCAATAGGGTACCCCAACATTAAAGAATCAAACAGTTTTTCTACCTGTTCAGGCTTCCATATAAACTCTCTTTGAATGTCGGGCAAAAAAATTGTTCTGTTCAATTCATCGATAACATCTATTATTTGGTCGTCGTCATAGCTCATTTTATTTATATTTGAATTATTAACTATTTAAACTTCTTTACCTCTTTATATCTAAAACAGTCCACGAAGTGATCGTTGACCATGCCCGCCGCCTGCATATAGGCATAGCATATCGTCGAGCCGACGAATTTAAACCCGCGTTTTTTTAGATCCTTGCTCATCGCGTCCGATTCCGGGGATGTAGCTTGATAATCCTTCATAGTTTTGTGCTTATGGTGGATGGTCTTCCCGCCGGTGAACTGCCATATATACTTATCGAATGATCCAAACTCCTTTTGCACTTCCATTAACTTCTGTGCGTTTGTTACGGCGGAGTGAACTTTGAGCTTGTTGCGGATGATGCCTTCGTCCTTTAGGAGAGAGTTAATTTTTCGCTTATCATACTTAGCTATCTTCTTATAATCGAAATTGTCAAATGCCTTCTTAAAATTCTTACGCTTCCTTAGAATTGTGGACCAGCTGAGTCCAGCCTGAAATCCGTCGAGCAATAAAAATTCATAATGCTTCCTGTCGTTGTGAACAGGATTTCCCCATTCATTATCATGGTACTCTACCATGAGGGCATCACTGCCGGGCCATAAACATCGCTTCATTTGTTTCGCCATCAGTTATCTTTCTTTTTGCTCCAGCCTGCCATTCTTAACAGCATGAACATCTGTCCGCGGTGATGTGCTTCGTGCTCGATGAGATGGTATATGATCCACTTCTTGATGAACTTATAATCCTTGCCGTCATGTGTACGGGTAACCTCTTTCTCGAGGTCATCATCAGTCATTGTGTTAATATAATCTAGCAGCATTTTCCTGGTTTCAGCCATTGTGTCGAAATACGCTTGTACTTCGAGCGCTTCTGTAGGAGGTTCACCCTTATCTTCACCCCACGCATCATACCATGAATTATAATAGGAACGCTTCTTTATGTCGTCGCTTATTTCGACCGTATCTTCAGAAAGAGCCTTCAACCAACCAAGGTCAACTTCGGCAAAGTGCATGAGGTATGCTCCTATGGGAAACTCGCCCGGAACCGGCGGAGTAAACAACTGCTCCTTCGTTAAATGATCCACGCCTTTGAGAAGGACTTTTCTTATGTCTTCCAACTCATATATAAGCAGGTCGATGTTTTTTCTTTCAGCCATTTATTAACTAATTTTATCTAAAGCAGTTTTAAGATTTGACATTATTACAGGAACTTCATCCGCCGTGCACGTACCGACCGATAATCTGAACCATGTCGGGTTATTGTGTGCGCCAAATGCAGTGAAAGGTATCAATCCGATCTTCGCCTCATCGATGAGGAATGTCGTTATGTCATCGGAGTTTTCAATTACTTTTCCATCAGGACCGGTCTTGCCAAGCAGATCAAACTCCACAGTAAGGTACATTGCCGCTTGTGGCTCGATAGCGTTTACGGGATAGCGCGCTTCTTTTAGGGCGGAGAACTCTTTATAAAACCCGGATAGTGATCCGTAAAGCCTTTGTTTTACTGATCTTACATGTGCTTCAACGTCTTCACTTCTGTTAAGATAATTCGTTATTCCCACCTGCTCCGCTGTTGCCGTGAATGCTCCAATGTGTGAGATAATTGATTTCATTTTATTTATCAATGCGGGCGGACCGAACCCCCATCCGGCGCGCAAGCCTGTCGCGCAGAATGTTTTGGAAAGCCCGTCGATAAAAACGGTATACTCGCGCATGTCCGGATTAATTGCAACGGGATTGTAGTGTTCATAATCGCCGTAAGTAAGCATCCAGTATATCTGGTCCAGCATGAGGTAAACAGGTTTTCTGTTCCCGGAGCGTTTTGCATTTTCGGCAAGAATTAGATTGCAGATGTCCTCCATGCCCTCGCGGGTGAGAACCGTTCCCGTAGGGTTCTGGGGTGAACAAAGCGAAATAAGATTCGCATCACCGATATAAGGAGCTATCTCCTCTGCAGTTGGCATAAAATTATTCTCCGCTTTCGTCTCTATCACCCATCCCTTAGCATCGGCGAGGTGAGTGTAGTGATTGTTATTCCACGATGGAACGGGATAGATTACACCGTCACCCTCATCCAGTATCGTTCTATAAACCGCGTACACCAACGCGCGCGCGCCACCGGCTATCAAAAACTCCGCCGGGCTGTAATCGAGTCCTTCGTATTTCTTTATGTAATCGGAAATGGCTTCACGGTATTCGGGATTACCCTGTGGGTTTGGATAAGTTGTATTCCCGTCTTTGTATGACTTTGCAATTTCTTCTTCCAGCTCAGCCGGGATAGGATATATCTTTGAGTCGAAGTCGCCTATCGTCAGATTATAAATTTCGTATCCCTGCTTTTTCTTATCTTTGATTTCGTTAGCTATACGTAATATGCTCGATCCCTCGAGCGTCTCAGCCATACGGCAAACGCTCGGAACTGCCCGGTCTGCTATTTTTTCTGCTGTACTCATTTCGGTTAAAAGTTATGTTTGGGTTTACTGCAATATAACTTTTCCCGTTGTCATTTTTGATGAAATAATCTTTCCTAAATCACTTCAATCAAAAACGTAAATACATTACCTTTATTACTTATCCACAAAATCAAATGAGTAAGAAATACGACGCAATATTATTCGATTTTGATTTCACTCTCGCGGACGCTTCCGAGGGGATTGAGCATTGCCTCCGTTATGGCTTTGAGCAGATGAATCTAGAATTCATATCGCCCGGAATGGAAAAATATACCGAGGGTATAACACTGACCGAGCTTATCTCCAGACATTCAGGGAATAAAGATTCCAAAATCCTTGAAGGCATCTATTCTAATTACCTTGTAGTAGCAAAAGAACAAATGACCAATATGACCCGTTTCTTTGATGATACGCATGACGCCTTGCTGCATCTAATAAAAAATGATTACCGATTAGGAATTGTTTCAAATAAATACCGTTTCAGGATCGAGGAATTTCTTAGTAAGCATAATTATCTCGATTTGTTCGAAGTGATCGTAGGAACTGAAGATGTAAAGGAAATGAAACCTGCTCCGGAAGGACTTTTACTGGCAATGAAAAGAATGAACTCAAAAAAAGAGAATACTCTCTTCATCGGGGACAATCCCATAGACGCGATGACGGCAAAGAACGCCGGAACGGATTTCATCGGGATTTCACGATACGGGCATAAGCATTTCGAAAATTCCGACAGCGATCTGATCGCATTAATTAAAACATTGGACGAATTAAAAGCGCATTTATAATGGACGACAAACATAAAGAGTATTTCGAAACGAACAAGAACTCCTGGAACGGCAGGACCGCCATACATATTGGTTCGGAGTTTTATGATATAGAGAGCTTTAAAAAAGGAAAGAGTTCACTTATGAACATAGAGCTCGATGCCCTCGGCGATGTTAAGGGAAGATCACTCCTTCACCTTCAATGCCACTTCGGTATGGACACTCTATCCTGGGAGCGTGAAGGCGCGATTGCAACAGGCATCGATATCTCCGATGAAGCCCTGCGCCAGGCGGAAAAATTAAGAGACGAATTAGGACTAAAATCATGCTTCGTTAATTCAAACATTTACGACCTCAAAGACAACCTCGAAGGGCAGTTCGATATCGTGTTCACCTCGTACGGTGTGCTCGGCTGGCTTCATGATATGGATGGATGGGCGGAGATAGTCTCGCATTTTACAAAACCCGGCGGGACGTTTTACATAGTAGAATTTCATCCGTTCTATCTCACGTTCGATCCCGAATTCAACTCCATCCCATACAGTTATTTTAATACCGGAAAACCCTATGTTGAGGAACACGAGGGAACTTACACAGGCGGCGGTGACGGAAATTTCTTCATCGATTACCAGTGGAGCTTTACCCTCTCGGACGTTATCAACTCGCTCATTAAGCATGGATTCACTATTGAAGAATTCAATGAATATCCCTACTCTGCTTACCCTTGTTTCCCGGAGAATGAGGAAATAGAGCCGGGTAAGTTCGTTAATAAACATTGCGGGACAAAGATACCGCATATGTTCTCCATAAAAGCGCGCAAGAATGGATAAGAAGGTAAACGTACTTTTTCTTTTCAAACCCTTCCCCGCTTTAAAGAAGCGCTTCCGGGAACGGCTCGGAAAACATAAGAACCTCCGCCTCATCTTCCCCAATAAAACCGACGAGAAGACACTGCTAAAATACGCTCCTGAAGTAAACGCCATCGTTGGCTGGATGCCCCCGGAGAAGCTTCTGCAGAAAGCAGAGAACCTCAACCTCTGCATAAATCCCGGTGCCGGTGTGAAACACCTGATGAAGATGTTTACCGAACTCACTAAAAAGCGAAAAGTGGTACTCGTAAACGGGCACGGTAACGCGTACTTCACCGCACAACACACGGTAGCAATGCTTCTCACGCTCGCCAATAAGATACTTCCCCACCACAGGTGGCTTTCGGAAGGCAAGTGGCGTCTCGGCGATAAAGCCGCAAAGTCAATTCCCCTCCGAAAAAAGACCGTCGGATTCCTGGGTTACGGGCATATCCCAAAGCAGGCTCATAAGTTCCTGTCCAATTTCGATCTCGATTTCATCGCATTGAAAAGGTCGTGGAAAAAAGGGGAAGGCAAAGGATTGAAGCGAAAATATACCACCGCACAGCTGGATGATTTTGTGAAGCAGACCGACATACTCATCATAGCGCTTCCGCAGACAGGTAAGACGAAGGAAATGATAAAGCTGAAACAACTGCGCTTGCTCGGAAGGGACGGTCTGCTGGTAAACGTTGGACGCGGGGATGCTGTCAAAGAAGAAGCACTGTACAAAGCATTAAAAGAAAATATCATCGCGGGCGCGGCTATAGACGTATGGTATGACTATGATCCTAAGCCCGACCGCAAAGGCAGGAAGTACCCGTATCACTTCCCCTTCCACAAACTCGGTAACACGATCATCTCGCCTCACCGCGCGGCATCACCCTTCGACGACCTCGACCGCTGGGACGACGTCATAGAAAACCTCTCCCGCCTCGCGCAGGGAAAAAGGAAGTTTTTGAATGAAGTTGATGTGAGAGAAGGGTATTAATTACATTTTAGTAATTTCACATTCCCGCAGGAAAAATAGTCTCCATATATAAGCGATAGGAATATTTCCCCGGAAAAAAGTGTATAAACATTATCATCTTGAGTCATAGTATAATCAGCTGAAAGTAAATTTTTCTTCAATTTATTGTCCGATACATAAGCAACACCGCAAATAACTTTTACAGAGTCATTTATGCCCTTATCTTCTAATTTTAGAAATTCACTATACTCATACGCACTGCCCGGAAATATCTCAACGATTTTATCCTCAAATTCCATACCGGGTGAATACTCCATACCTAGATCAATTATTATATATCTTCCATTTTCCCCAGTGCCATTTATAGCATGTTGTTCATATAAAGCATAAATAGTCTCGCAGGAAATATTTCTTATTCTGTAACTTATCTTTATAGAATCATTGAGGCAATTCTCTTTACCATGAATCTGCACCATAACATTTACAACGTCATCCTGATAGAAGAATTTTTGAACAGATTTATCCTGGGCAAAGGAACTATTGCAGATGAATACAAATATTGGTATTAGAATTATCGCTCTCAATGAATGCTTAAGAATCTCCCCAATAATAATCATGAAGGTAATAATATATAACATATTGAGCTACAGCCATATGTCTTCCCCAATGTGATACATAACCGAATTGTAATTCCCATAATGCATCTTGCTTGTAGTTATCATCACCGTTATCATATTTTTCAATTTCACTTTTTAAATCCTCATAAATTTCAAAAATATCCAGGATCAAGTCATTGCTGACCGGTTCTTCCTTTTTAAATGGATTAAAGGAATAGTGGTATATGACACCACCAAACTTTTCTCGCATACCCTTCAGAATTCCATTATCTCCATTAAAATCCTTATCCGGTACATTACTGAGTGGAATGTGAGGTAAAGCTAGCACTGTAAAACTAATCTTAGAAAATAACTGATCCACTTTAGTAAAGAAATCTTTCACTTCGTAATTATCATAATCCTCAACTAAAGAGCAATAGTTCCTAATTGTAGAAATTAACTCATCGATATTATTTTTTTCATCGACCATCTTCATCCTTTCCAAAAATCATGTCATCATAGTCCTCACTTTCATCTCTGTCTAACCCATTATAATGGTATATAATTGCATTTAATGCATGTAATGCTGAAGTAAGATGATGCCCCCAGTGGCCAAAATACAACTGTATATTCCATAAAATATCTTGCTTAACTCCAATAGGGCGATCAAAAAATTTAACAATAGGATAAAGATCCAAATATATACTATCGATGTCTTCAGCTAACATACTTGAAACCGTTTCTTCACTCTTATAATAGGGGTTGTAAACAAGATTATAGCGGCTATACTTTTCACCAATAAATTCGTATAAATTACTAAACTTGCTTTCATCCACTTTTTTGAATCTTTCATCTCTG
It contains:
- a CDS encoding serine hydrolase, producing the protein MRKLLFVIILLAINSTLFAQRGKDPSAFVDSVVSSFRGNSNCAVIVGVVKMVPGQTPEMWKFPYGHMTTDTNSSPLVNDSTLFQIGSITKTFNATLLSMLVNNGTINLYDTVKKYVPDSVHVPVWVEGNDTTVIRFIDLATHYSGLDDEPPIGSGGMTTYQEMFNYLDTCHLFKKPGECYVYSDLGFALLGVAIQTILQDSIELLIPNMVCDTLGMYDSRIIDFTPSQLSRLAQGYKPNLQPAPALMPNWPAYYSAGGITSTLNDMMTYLQFAMQINNHGLQGLLDTLMLERRLTNDSCLHPESIDSVGLAWQFGKLFPNNPSNQIRSTFKDGSTAGFCSYMIFATHPTTNVKTGVVMISNWKNSGPLQNTATEILKFMNGLGSIGIQNNSEIAGYKLGQNYPNPFNPKTVINYSIPRQENVTIKVYDVLGNEVTTLINKKLEAGNYSIEWDGEKYSSGVYYYKITAGDFVETKKMTLVK
- a CDS encoding aminotransferase class I/II-fold pyridoxal phosphate-dependent enzyme, whose amino-acid sequence is MAETLEGSSILRIANEIKDKKKQGYEIYNLTIGDFDSKIYPIPAELEEEIAKSYKDGNTTYPNPQGNPEYREAISDYIKKYEGLDYSPAEFLIAGGARALVYAVYRTILDEGDGVIYPVPSWNNNHYTHLADAKGWVIETKAENNFMPTAEEIAPYIGDANLISLCSPQNPTGTVLTREGMEDICNLILAENAKRSGNRKPVYLMLDQIYWMLTYGDYEHYNPVAINPDMREYTVFIDGLSKTFCATGLRAGWGFGPPALINKMKSIISHIGAFTATAEQVGITNYLNRSEDVEAHVRSVKQRLYGSLSGFYKEFSALKEARYPVNAIEPQAAMYLTVEFDLLGKTGPDGKVIENSDDITTFLIDEAKIGLIPFTAFGAHNNPTWFRLSVGTCTADEVPVIMSNLKTALDKIS
- a CDS encoding ATP-dependent DNA ligase translates to MKAGKYNIEISNGSKILYPGDNITKQNVIDYYDRVSDRMLPLMKDRLLTMQRFPNGIGKQGFYQKDRSDYFPDWIKSKEIKKEGGHVDQLICNDKATLIYLANQGCLTFHIWLSKVKAINYPDKLIFDLDPPGNNFAIVKKAAFVIKDLMENEMDMSVFPMTTGSSGLHIVSPLKAKEDFDTVRRFAKKVSTYLSIKYPDDYTVDIRKDKRKGRLFLDYLRNAYAQTGVAPYSLRAIKGAPVATPLSWGDLNKKNTNSQSYNINNIFKRLSGLSGDPWEGFAKKAKSISKAEKKLDKITESIDS
- a CDS encoding DinB family protein; translation: MAERKNIDLLIYELEDIRKVLLKGVDHLTKEQLFTPPVPGEFPIGAYLMHFAEVDLGWLKALSEDTVEISDDIKKRSYYNSWYDAWGEDKGEPPTEALEVQAYFDTMAETRKMLLDYINTMTDDDLEKEVTRTHDGKDYKFIKKWIIYHLIEHEAHHRGQMFMLLRMAGWSKKKDN
- a CDS encoding HAD-IA family hydrolase; amino-acid sequence: MSKKYDAILFDFDFTLADASEGIEHCLRYGFEQMNLEFISPGMEKYTEGITLTELISRHSGNKDSKILEGIYSNYLVVAKEQMTNMTRFFDDTHDALLHLIKNDYRLGIVSNKYRFRIEEFLSKHNYLDLFEVIVGTEDVKEMKPAPEGLLLAMKRMNSKKENTLFIGDNPIDAMTAKNAGTDFIGISRYGHKHFENSDSDLIALIKTLDELKAHL
- a CDS encoding DUF5063 domain-containing protein, producing MVDEKNNIDELISTIRNYCSLVEDYDNYEVKDFFTKVDQLFSKISFTVLALPHIPLSNVPDKDFNGDNGILKGMREKFGGVIYHYSFNPFKKEEPVSNDLILDIFEIYEDLKSEIEKYDNGDDNYKQDALWELQFGYVSHWGRHMAVAQYVIYYYLHDYYWGDS
- a CDS encoding DUF262 domain-containing protein, translated to MSYDDDQIIDVIDELNRTIFLPDIQREFIWKPEQVEKLFDSLMLGYPIGSFLFWKIREEHIKDWTVYEFFKKFDAESPHNSEANLNEIRKDINLVLDGQQRLTSLFIGLKGTYRYFYYQWKETKLYLNLFKKPEKSEDPDILTYQFKFVEPSEAKSTSDEYWYQVSNILKYDKPTTAINEVLMDISDYSQEKKDNAHNLINDLYNIVFSQRLVNYYEVKDQDYDKVVEIFVRTNTGGKKLEYSDILLSKATAKWENLNAREELNNFTDAINKIGNGYSFDKDFVLKGCLYLTEDLPIKYKVANFTKDNLVKIEKNWENIKNYIEESIRLVYRFGFNDKNLTSSGVLLPISLYLKKEGFKNYSNSSNKNHFKDQKNIATWLILVLLKNIFGSSSDTVLSNTKSVIEESDLGSFPYTELNSRLKVEPTLSDLEINELLETTYKTKYSFSILSLLYRDREWKDVKYHEDHIYPKSEFTKAKLSRRGYTEAKIKEYQAHCNTILNLQLLTDSENLEKNDKDFNDWIKTRNTYFKNIHSIPELSDYSFDNFLEFISLRRKIIYDKLSSIEFD
- a CDS encoding DNA-3-methyladenine glycosylase I, whose amino-acid sequence is MKRCLWPGSDALMVEYHDNEWGNPVHNDRKHYEFLLLDGFQAGLSWSTILRKRKNFKKAFDNFDYKKIAKYDKRKINSLLKDEGIIRNKLKVHSAVTNAQKLMEVQKEFGSFDKYIWQFTGGKTIHHKHKTMKDYQATSPESDAMSKDLKKRGFKFVGSTICYAYMQAAGMVNDHFVDCFRYKEVKKFK
- a CDS encoding class I SAM-dependent methyltransferase, whose amino-acid sequence is MDDKHKEYFETNKNSWNGRTAIHIGSEFYDIESFKKGKSSLMNIELDALGDVKGRSLLHLQCHFGMDTLSWEREGAIATGIDISDEALRQAEKLRDELGLKSCFVNSNIYDLKDNLEGQFDIVFTSYGVLGWLHDMDGWAEIVSHFTKPGGTFYIVEFHPFYLTFDPEFNSIPYSYFNTGKPYVEEHEGTYTGGGDGNFFIDYQWSFTLSDVINSLIKHGFTIEEFNEYPYSAYPCFPENEEIEPGKFVNKHCGTKIPHMFSIKARKNG